CCCATTGATACGAGGGTGTCCATATTGGGGCTTAAGTTTTTAACAGACTTAAAACTGCCCACATGTGTTTCCCAACCGGCGAAGAAAATGACCGGAATGGCGAGGATGAAGATAATTGGCAGATAGTATGGTATCTCAATGAGGAACATATGAATAATCATCAAAATCATGATCGGAGCGGAAAAAGATATGGCGAACCACATCCGTCGGGCGGCATGGGCCATTTTCTCCATTTCATGATCTTTTTCTTCAGCGCGATCAATTTCGTATATTTCGTAACCGGTATCACGCACGGTTTTTTTCAGTTCGGCAAGTGAAACTTTTACGGGGTTGTACTTAACCATGACAGTCTCAGCAGCAAAATTAACACTTGCTTCAGCAACGCCTTCTTTTGAGTTTAAACTCTTTTCAATCCTCTGGGCGCAGCTGCTGCAAGTCATTCCGGAAATATTGAAACTGCCGGTTGTCGAATCAACTTCGGATAGTTCTCCCTGATAGCCGGTCTTGTTAATTATCTCGAGCAGGATTTCCTCGCTTATCACAGCAGGTTTATATTCAATATATGCTCTTTCCATTGCAAAATTTACCTGAGCAGAAAGCACGCCTTCAGCTTTTTGCAGCGCTTTTTCGATTGTGCTTGCGCAGGTGGTGCAGGTCATTCCGGTTAAATTAATGACCGTTTTTGCGGTATTGACTTCATCTTTCGGGTTATTCACTGGATCATACCTCCCTTTATCTTAACCTTGCTCAATATACCCCTCATGAGTATATTTTAACAGATACTAAGACCCTTTGCAATATTTTTCTTTTTCCCAAGCGTATAGGTAATTTACTACTTTTAAATATTTATTTTTGATCATGGCTGTAACATTGGCTGATTCGCAGCTGTGCTCTTTTTTAGCTCCGTTCCTGGGAGCGGTGAAGGCCACCACAAAGGCGCCTATGGCACCCATATTTCTCCAGTCAATGGAGTTGCGGGGTTTATAAACTAGACTCAACACAAACATCCTATAACTAAAGGAACCCGGGAGCAGTAGCTCTCCAGGGTTCCTAAAAGATTCCGTACGTAATAGGAGGTTTACATTATATTCCCATTCTCGAGCCGGTTTCTCCTCTCGTATCTCTATCTTCCCCGTGGCAGAATTCGTACATGTCTCTTAACTCTTCTTTAGACCAATCGGGGTGATGTTCTTGCATCACAGGGAGCATGCTATTAAAGCTGAATGCTCCGTTACTTCCTTGGGCCAGAACTGTTGTGCCCGCTATGACCAGAACTGCCAATACAGTTACCTTCAAAATTAGCTTTTTCAAAATTCACACTCCTTCCTTTAAATGAAGTAGTAAACTCCAACTATTATGTTATACCCCTACAGGGTATCTTGAAAACATTATACACTCTTTTTTTTTATAGAATCAATAGGTTTTACCAAAATAAAAAAGTGTTTTCTGTTCTAAATGCCATATTAGGAAGCATAAGGTTTAGCATAATTGAAATATTTTAATCTGGTATTTGCAGCTCCATCAACCCTGCTTTCTACTCTCCACTGCTAAATTTTCTGAACGACTGGTATAGGAAACCACGGCTACTACCATATAGAACAGCGCCCCAACAGTAAAAGCTGCCGAAAAGCCAAACTGCATAGCGATAGCTACTGCCAGGGCTGAGCCCATAACAGACATCACTCCGTTAATTCCCCAGGCCAGGGGGATATCTTTTCGATCTATTTCTCTGAGCAGCCTTAAACTGCTGGA
The DNA window shown above is from Bacillota bacterium and carries:
- a CDS encoding copper ion binding protein; this encodes MNNPKDEVNTAKTVINLTGMTCTTCASTIEKALQKAEGVLSAQVNFAMERAYIEYKPAVISEEILLEIINKTGYQGELSEVDSTTGSFNISGMTCSSCAQRIEKSLNSKEGVAEASVNFAAETVMVKYNPVKVSLAELKKTVRDTGYEIYEIDRAEEKDHEMEKMAHAARRMWFAISFSAPIMILMIIHMFLIEIPYYLPIIFILAIPVIFFAGWETHVGSFKSVKNLSPNMDTLVSMG